The genomic DNA TTGGCGTAGCCGGACAGGAAGATCGAGCGGATGCCGTAATTGGCGCGCAGGCGCCGCGCCGCCTCGATCCCGTCGCCGCCGGCCAGCCGCACATCCATCAGCGCCACGTCGGGACGCTCGCGGCCGGCGATGGCCACCGCCTCCTCTTCGGTGCGGGCGGTGCCGCAGACGATATGGCCGAGGTCCATGGCGGCCATCCCCACCGCCTCGGCGGCCAGGGACTCGTCCTCCACGATCAGCAACCGCAGCGGACGGATCGCCGCCGGGGCATCACGCCGGGTTGAGTCGTTCCGGTCAGCCTGGACGGCCGGACCGCAGCGGTGCCGCCATTCCAGGCGGGACGACGGTCGTGCCCCGGACGCCGGTCGTGCCAGCGTGTCCACATCATCCCGTGCCATGACCACCCCCATGCGTCGCCGCAGGTGTTATTGGTAAGGATTCATTTACCAAATAAAGTGGTAGCCACACCCCTTTCGGAGTTCAAGGAAAATCGGTGTGACGCGGGTGCGTTCGGACGAGGTGCGACCTTCCCGCAACAATGTGGCTCAATAAAATCAGGGGTGCGCAGGTCAGCGCTTGGGGCGGCTCAGCCAGTCCACATTCCCGCTGCGGGGAGCGGCGCCATCGACCCCCGAACCGCCTTTGCGTCCGGACAAGGGCGAAAGCCACGAGGGAGCCGGAGCCGCATCGGGGACGGAGTCCGGCGCCGCCGGGCGCGGCGCCGCCGGGGCGGGTGCGCGCGGGACGAAGGGCGACAGAACGGGCGCCGGTGACGGAGGCGTTGAGGGCGCGGGCGGATCGTCGCGCGGCGGCTCGGCAAAGAAAGGGGCCGGCTCGTCGGATGGGGGCGGCGCGTAGGTCTGCGGGGCCGTCTGCGGTGCGGGGGGCGGCACCGCCGGAGCTGCGGCGGATGGCTGGGCGGACGTCTGGGCGCGGGGTTCGGCGACGGCCCGCGTGGGGCGGTCGTCATCGTCCACCGGGCCGGTCTGGGTGTTGATGCGCCGGGCTTCGTCGCGGATGGACAGCAGAGTGGACACCGCGAACTGGAGCAGCGGCGCCATCGTCTCGGAGTTCGCCAACTCCTCCGCCGTCAGGGCGGAGAAGCGCTGGCGCACCTGCTCCACCGCGTCCTCGATGCTGTCGCGCAGGGCGCTGGTGTCCTGGAGGACGCGCTCCAGATCCTCCCGAAGGGCCGAAATCTCGCAGGCTTGGCGCAACTCGTGGAAGCCGATGGGAGTCCCCGGCGTCCGCCCGGAGTCGGCGGTCCGCTGATCCTGCGATCGGAAATCATAGGGCATCTTCGCCAAACGCCGGGCCCTATCCTGCAATCCTGATGGAGACCAAGGAAGGTTGCCGTGTCACAGGTTTAATGCGGTTGAACATGGTTGGAAACCGTTTGCGCACCCCAATCGCTTGTACTATTTTTTCCGCACCGGGGGGAACGGAATCCTGCGGTATCACAAATCCTACCCACCCCTCCCCAGAACCACGCATGCCGGGTACTCACGGTGTCGATTGATCGCGCGGAACTGGAACGGCTTCTTGCCGATCGTCCGACTGGAAACCGCTCGGCCATGCAGGCCGTCCGCGAAAGCTACGCCGACATCGGCCTGATGCGCGAGCGCGGCCTGTCCTGGGC from Azospirillum brasilense includes the following:
- a CDS encoding response regulator; the protein is MARDDVDTLARPASGARPSSRLEWRHRCGPAVQADRNDSTRRDAPAAIRPLRLLIVEDESLAAEAVGMAAMDLGHIVCGTARTEEEAVAIAGRERPDVALMDVRLAGGDGIEAARRLRANYGIRSIFLSGYANHAIMARITETYPLGVVNKPYSLAQLKLALDLAARRLHGPRG